The following are from one region of the Magallana gigas chromosome 6, xbMagGiga1.1, whole genome shotgun sequence genome:
- the LOC105344321 gene encoding ras-related protein Rab-4B: MSETYDFLFKFLVIGSAGTGKSCILHQFIENKFKKDSNHTIGVEFGSKVVNVGGKSVKLQIWDTAGQERFRSVTRSYYRGAAGALLVYDITSRETYNALTNWLTDARTLASPNIVIVLVGNKKDLEQEREVTFLEASRFAQENELMFLETSALTGENVEETFLKCARSILTKIESGELDPERMGSGIQYGDTSIRRMPKESLGSSSKRPDCAC; this comes from the exons ATGTCAGAAACATACG ATTTTCTATTCAAATTTTTAGTCATTGGCAGTGCAGGAACAGGAAAATCCTGCATTCTTCAtcaatttatagaaaataaat tCAAGAAAGATTCTAACCACACGATTGGGGTAGAGTTTGGTAGCAAGGTTGTGAATGTCGGAGGAAAGTCAGTCAAACTTCAGATCTGGGACACAGCTGGCCAGGAAAGATTtcg TTCTGTGACCAGGAGCTACTACAGGGGGGCTGCAGGAGCCCTGCTGGTCTATGACATTACAAG TCGAGAGACCTACAATGCCTTGACAAACTGGCTGACAGACGCGCGGACCTTGGCCAGTCCAAATATCGTCATCGTGTTAGTGGGCAACAAGAAGGATCTGGAACAGGAGAGGGAGGTCACCTTCCTTGAGGCCAGCAGATTCGCCCAGGAAAACG AACTCATGTTTTTGGAAACAAGTGCCCTGACTGGAGAAAATGTTGAAGAAACTTTCCTCAAGTGTGCAAGGTCCATCTTGACAAAAATAGAATCAG GAGAATTAGACCCGGAGCGGATGGGATCAGGAATACAGTATGGAGACACCTCAATCCGAAGGATGCCAAAAGAGTCGCTGGGATCCAGCAGCAAGAGACCAGACTGCGCATGCTAG